CTCACCTACGTGTGAACTCTCTCTTTTCCCGTGTATATCTTCTGGCCCGGGGCTGCGGCGGCATCACGGCCTCCGGCGATCATCTTCCGTGCGAGCTGGTGCTGGACGCAGGTGATGAACGGGAGGGTGATGATCACGCCTTTACGCCTCCCGTTCTCGGTATAGACGATCAGGGATTCCTCGTCGTCGGCCATGAAGATGTACTCGAGGGAGAAGACCGAGCCCTCGTGATCGATCGGGCGGGAGAAGACCTTCCCGTAGATCTTCTCCTGGAAAAAGGGGCAGAACTCTCCGGCAACCGTGACCCTGACGCCTTCGGGGCACGCCTGCGCCGCTCCTTCGGGGAAGACCACCTCGACGGTATGTCGCCCGACCGCCTCAGACAGGAGGGCGGCGTACTCGCCGGGCCCTGACCTGAGCATGCAGACGACCGTGAGGGCGGCATAATCGCCGTGGACGAGGGATTCGAGATGGCGGCGGATACTCCACTCCCCGTCGAGGTACCAGATCGGGGCGGGCGTCGGCCTCGCCTCGAGGCGCAACTCATCGAGGCCGGAGAGCGCCCGGTCGGCCGCTCCTTCGAGCGCCCCCCTGAGTTTTGCCGTCACGACGCCGGGCTCTTCCGGGCGGTAGCGGAGGGGGGAGCCCTGCCGCACCTCGACAAACCCCCTCCCGGCAAGCCCCTCCAGGATGTCTTAGACGCGGGGGCGGGGGACGCCGCTTGCGATATGGATCTCGCGGGCGTTCCCCTCCCCGATCCCGACGAGGGCCGCATACACCTTTGCTTCGTACTCCTTCATGCCGAGGGCGACAAGGTCCCGGACGATCTGGTCCATATGTCACTATTGCGGGTACGACAGATTTATGTTCTCCTGCCGTGAGGCTGATGCCGGAGGGGTCTGGCCGTCGCCGGTATCCCGCTCCGATAGTGTAACGAATTTTCTGTAAAAATAATTTGGCCCTGAATCCAACCTAGATTTGGACAAAGGAGAAACAGGGCCATGGATCCCTTAGCGTTAATCGAAGATTATCTTTCCGATAATGAGAATGGCATGAAGACCCTCATCACCTGGTTCCTCAACCAGGTGATGCTGCTCGAAGCCCTCCACCAGGCGGGAGCCGAGCAGTATGAACGAACCGATGCGCGGAAGGCTCACCGAAACGGCTACAAGAAGCGCTCTCTAAAAACCCGATATGGAGAAACGATCCTCCAGAAACCACAATTCCGAGAGTTCCCCTTCGAAACACAGGTATTTGGACGCTATTCCCGGGTTGAGAAGGCTCTTGAGAATGCTATCTTTGAATCCTACCTTCAGGGAGTCTCAACCCGCCGGATCCAGGAGATTGTTGCTCATTTTGGCATCGAACAACTCTCTCCTGCTTCAGTATCCAGGATAGCAAAGGACCTCGATGAACAGGTCCATGCATTCCTTCAGAGGCCTATTGAACAGGAGATTCCCTATCTCTTTGTGGATGCTTCGTACTACAAAGTCAGAGAGGGACCACGCTACATCACCAAAGCTCTTCTGGTGATCGCCGGTGTTCGAATGGATGGCTACCGCTAAATCATGGGAGCCAGAATCACTGATTGTGAAAATGAGATGTTCTGGTCGGGATTGTTCGAAGACCTCAAAGAACGAGGATTGGTGGGTGTCAAGATGGTTGTCTCAGATGGTCATGCCGGGATCCAGAAGGCGGCGGAAGCCGCCTTCCTCGGCGCATCGTGGCAGATGTGCTCGGTCCATTGCACCCGGGCGGTTTTAAAGAATATTCCACGGAAACATCAGAAAGAAGTTGCTGAGTCCTTGAAGGAGGCATATGGGGACGAGGAAAGACTTCAGCAGCTTGCAGATGATCTGAACGAACGAGGATATCGGAAAGCGGCCAATACGATCGAGAGATTCATCCCGGGACTTATGAGTTACACGGCGTTCCCGAAAGAGCACGCAAAGCGGATCCGAACGACGAACATGATGGAAAGAGTCAACAAGGAACTGAAACGGAGAACCAAAGTTGTAGGGGCCTTTCCCAATGAAGAGTCACTCCTCAGGCTGGCAGGATCCATCCTGATGGACATCAATGAGGAGTGGGTGACCGGCAGAAGATATTTGACGATGGAGGGGGAATGATCAAACAAGGAGACAGGGCTCAGACGAATTACAGAAGATCTGAAACACTACCGATGATCTGAACGAACGAGGATATCGGAAAGCGGCCAATACGATCGAGAGATTCATCCCGGGACTTATGAGTTACACGGCGTTCCCGAAAGAGCACGCAAAGCGGATCCGAACGACGAACATGATGGAAAGAGTCAACAAGGAACTGAAACGGAGAACCAAAGTTGTAGGGGCCTTTCCCAATGAAGAGTCACTCCTCAGGCTGGCAGGATCCATCCTGATGGACATCAATGAGGAGTGGGTGACCGGCAGAAGATATTTGACGATGGAGGGGGAATGATCAAACAAGGAGACAGGGCTCAGACGAATTACAGAAGATCTGAAACACTACCCGCTCCGGGGTGAATGGCATGGAAGATATACGGATATCACACCATGAATCGGTAAAGAGGGTGTACAGACAGCTCCACGAGAT
Above is a window of Methanofollis tationis DNA encoding:
- a CDS encoding TrmB family transcriptional regulator, producing MRQGSPLRYRPEEPGVVTAKLRGALEGAADRALSGLDELRLEARPTPAPIWYLDGEWSIRRHLESLVHGDYAALTVVCMLRSGPGEYAALLSEAVGRHTVEVVFPEGAAQACPEGVRVTVAGEFCPFFQEKIYGKVFSRPIDHEGSVFSLEYIFMADDEESLIVYTENGRRKGVIITLPFITCVQHQLARKMIAGGRDAAAAPGQKIYTGKERVHT
- a CDS encoding helix-turn-helix domain-containing protein; the protein is MDQIVRDLVALGMKEYEAKVYAALVGIGEGNAREIHIASGVPRPRV